The DNA segment ACGAGCAGGTGGAGGTGGCCCGGCGCGACGTGGAGGCGCTGCTCGGACGCGTGGGGATCCCCGTGCAGCCGGCGCACGTGGTGGACGGCGTGAGCGGGCGCGGGATCGCGGAGCTGAAGGCGGCGATCCTCGCCTCCTGCGGCGAAGAGGGAGAGTCGGGCGGAGGGGAGCACCCCTACCTCCCCGTCGACCGGGTGTTCAGCCTCCGGGGGATCGGCACGGTGGTTACCGGGACGCTGGTGCGCGGGCGGCTGGCGGAGGGGGACCACGTGGCGCTCTCGTCGCTCCCCGGGAGCTGGCGGGCGCGCTCGCTGAACAACCACCACGCGCGGGTGGGGGAGATCGGGGCGGGGCACCGGGTGGGGATCAACCTGGCCGGCGTGGAGGCCGGGGCCGTGCGCCGGGGCGACACGCTGACGGCGCCGGGGCATCCCTTCGCCGGGCGCTTCCTGAACGTCCGGCTGCGGTGGGTGGAGGGGGCGCCGCGGGAGTGGAAGCACGGCGCGCGCCTGCTCTTCTACGCCGGGTGCAGCGAGACCGAGTGCCGCCTCTGGGGGGTGGAGCGGGACGGGGAAGGGGGGTGGGGGCAGGTGGAGCTCCCCCGGGAGGCCTGCTTCTTCCCCGGCCAGCACTTCATCCTGCGCGGCACCACCCCGCTCGCCACCGTCGGCGGGGGGACGGTGCTGGACCTGTCGCCCGACCGTCCCCGCCGCGTCACCCCCGCCGAGCGGACGGCGTACGAGCTGCGCGAGCGCGGGGAGCCCTGGCTGGGCGCCTACCTCGCCGCCACCGGGGCCCCCGCGCTGGACGTCTCCACCCTGGCCCGCCGCTGGATGGTGCCGGAAGGGGAGCTCCGGGGCCAGGCGGAGAGCGGGCCGGAGCTGCGGACCGCGGGATCGCTGGTCTGGCGCGCGGAAGCGGGGGCGGAGCTGCTGGAGCGGCTCCGCGGCTTCGTCGCGCGCCAGCCGCGCGGCGAGCAGTCGGTGCCCTTCGTCCGGCTGGGGCGCGAGCTGGGCGCGCGGTCGCCGCACCTGGGGCCGCTGCTGGGAAGCCTGCTGGAGCTGGACGATCCGGCGGCGGCGTTCCTCCGGGCCCACGCGCGGCTGGAGAAGGGCGGCCTCGTGCTCCACCCGGGGAGCGTCTTCTTCACCCCGGAGGAGCAGCGCATCGCCGACCGCCTCCTGGAGCGCCTGCGGACGGAGGGGCTGCGGCCGTCGCGGATCCGGGCGTACGGGGAGCTGCACCCGGGGCGTCCGGAGGTGGTGGAGCGCGTCGTCTCCCGGCTGCGCCAGGCGGGGCGGGTGGTCCCGGTCAGCGCGGACCTCGTGCTGCACCCCGATGCCGCGGAGGAGCTGCGGGAGGCGCCGGCCCGGCACGGCCTGGACGGGGTGCGCGCGGCGGAGTTCGGCCGGGCGCTGGGGCTCTCCCGCAAGTACGGCATTCCCTACCTGGAGTACCTGAACGAGGTGGGGATCCTCCGCCGCGAGGGCGACCTGCACTACCGGGCCTGAGGGGGCGGTCTTCCCCCGCCCGCGGCGCGGCAGGAGCGAGACGCTTGCATATCTAATACAGCTGTATTACACTCCTGTAAGCGACCTTCACCGGGATACCGAGATGACCTATTCGTTGACGGAGCTCCAGCTCGCCATCATGGACGTCCTGTGGAACAGGGACGAGGCCACGGTCGTCGAAGTGCACGACGAGCTGCGCGGGACACGGCGCGTCGCGCAGTCCACGATCGCCACCCTCCTCTCCCGCCTGGAGGACAAGGGCGTCGTCTCGCACCGCAGCGAGGAACGCCAGTACGTCTACCGCGCCACGGTGAGCCGGGAGCAGGTCCGGCGCTCGGTGGTCAGCGAGTTCTCCGAGCTGACGGAGCGGCTCTTCTCGGGCGACGTCGCGGGCCTGGTCAGCCAGCTCCTCAGCACCCGCGACGCCCGCCCGGAGGACCTGGCCCGCGCCCGCGAGATCATCGAGCGGAAAGAACGGGAGCTCCGGGAGCAGGAGGAGAGCCAGTGAGCGTTCCTCCCGTCCTCATCGGCTGGATCGTCACGTACGCGCTGCACAGCACGATCCTGCTGGGCTTCGTCCTGCTCGTCAGCCGCCGCGTGGATAGCGACGCGTGGCGCGAGACCCTCTGGAAGACGGCGCTCCTGGGAGGCCTGCTCACCGCCACGTTCCAGACCGCGGCAGGATACACCCCGCTCGTGGGGCGGTGGGCGATCGAGAACGATGCCGCGGCCTCTCCCGCCACGCCGTCCGTGGCCGGACCGGCCGACCGGCCGGAGGAGCGCGGCCCGGAACGGCGCGGGGACGCATCCGGGGGGGGTCCGGTGAGCCGGGCCGGAGGCGCGGCAGCGGACGAGAGGACCGGAGCCGCGCCCCCGGCCATCTCCACTCCCGCAGCGCAGGGCCCCCGGGCCGCCGCCCCGGAGCGGGGGATCCCCTGGGTCCCTCTCCTGGGGGGGGTCTGGATGGCGGTTGCGGGGCTGCTTCTCGGCCGGCTCGTCCTCCAGCACGTGTGGCTGTTCCGCGCTCTCGCGGACCGGAAGCCGATCACGGAGGGCCCGCTGCCCGGGATGCTGTCCGCGCTCCGCCGGCACGCGGGCTTCTGGGCGCCCGTCCGCCTCACCGTTTCGGCCGCGTGCCCCACGCCGATCGCCCTCGGCCGATCGGAGGTCTGCGTCCCGGAGCGGTTCCTGACGGAGCTGGAGGCGGAGCAGCAGCGGACCGCGCTCGCCCACGAGCTGGCGCACCTGCAGCGGAGCGACCCGGTGTGGCAGCTCTCGGCGGGGATCATCGAGTCCGTCTTCTTCTTCCAGCCGCTGAACCGCGTGGCCCGGCAGCACCTCCGCGACGCGGCCGAGAACCTCTGCGACGACCGGGCGGTCCGGCTCACCGGGTCGGCGCTGGGCCTGGCGCGCTGTCTCACGAACATCGCCTCGTGGGTGAGCCCCACCACGATTCCCGAAGCCACCCTGGCCATGGCCGAAGGCGGCTCGCCGCTCCTGCGGCGGGTCGAGCGCCTCGCCGAATGGAGAGAGCCCCCCATGTATGCAGCGCAATTCCGCTCCCTCGCCTCGGCGGGCCTGCTGGCCCTCGTCGCCCTGGTGGCACCGGCCGTTTCGCAGAGCGCGCAGCCCGCCGACCCGCCGGCATCCGCCTCTCGGGCCGCGGCCGCCCGGCCCGGCAGTCCCTCCGGGGCGCGCGACTCCGTGATCGTCCACCCCGACCCTTCGGCCCCCCTCGCCGCCCGGTGGCAGTGGGCGCTGGACCAGGAGCTCCCGGGCGGGTTCTGGATCGCCTGGGGAGGGGAAGGCGGCGTGCGCACGCGCGACGGGGGCACGAGCCGCGTGGTGGTGCTCAACGGAAGTCACATGGTCATCGACGGGGACGGCGCGATCTCCAGCAACAGCCCGGGACCCGGCAGCCACACCCCCGACGCGCCCTCGCTGCGTGAGATCCTCCCCGGAGCGGTGCCCCCCGTGGCGTTCGTCTTCGGCTTCGCGGGGGAGGGGAACCACTCGGAAGACGTGGACTGGATCCGTCTGCGCTCCGCCGGTGCGCCGCTCGACCTCGGCGGCCGTCCACTGGTGTGGCTGGGGCCGGCGAGCACGCCGGAGAGCCTCGCCCAGCTCCGCCGCCTCCACGCCGCCCTCCGGGATCCGGCGCTGAGGAAGGAGGTCGCCGCCGCCTTCTCCCTCCACGAGGGGCAGCGGGAGGTCGTCCGGGCGGTGCGTGAGACGGTGGGTTCGGAGGAGAGCGCGACGGTGCGGGCGGAGGCCGTGCAGTGGCTCCCGAGGGGGCAGTCCGGGGGGGCGGAGATGATCGAGCTGCTCACGCAGGTGGCCCTCACCGATCCCTCCCCGCGGGTGCGCGACGAGGCCGTCTCCGCGCTCGGGCAGATCGGCTCGCCCGAGGCCAGGGCGGTGCTGATGCGGCTGGCCCGCACGGCCCCGCACGCGGACGTGCGGCGCGAGGCGATCGACCACCTCGGGGACAGCGAGCTGCTGCGACAGCTCGTCCGCGACGCCCCCGAAGACGTGCGCGGAGAGGCCGTCGAGGCGCTCGCGAGCGAGGGGTCCGAGCAGATCGTCCCGGCCCTGGTCACGGTTGCGTTCGAGGATCCCGCGGACGCGGTGAGGAGAGAGGCTGTGGACGCGCTCGCCCTCCTCCCGTTCGACAGCGCCCGCCGCGCCCTGCTGAGGATCGTGAACACCCACCCCGACCCGAAGATCCGCGCGGAGGCGGTGCAGGCGCTGGCCCGGCGCGACTGATCCCTGCAGTGCGCAGTCCTTCA comes from the Longimicrobiaceae bacterium genome and includes:
- a CDS encoding BlaI/MecI/CopY family transcriptional regulator, which gives rise to MTYSLTELQLAIMDVLWNRDEATVVEVHDELRGTRRVAQSTIATLLSRLEDKGVVSHRSEERQYVYRATVSREQVRRSVVSEFSELTERLFSGDVAGLVSQLLSTRDARPEDLARAREIIERKERELREQEESQ
- the selB gene encoding selenocysteine-specific translation elongation factor — its product is MRLIGTAGHIDHGKSTLVHALAGIHPSRLPEEHARGMTIDLGYAYLEHPAGYRLGIVDVPGHEKLVRNMVAGATGFELALWVVDARESVMPQSLEHLQILDLLGVRSLVPVLTKADLATDEQVEVARRDVEALLGRVGIPVQPAHVVDGVSGRGIAELKAAILASCGEEGESGGGEHPYLPVDRVFSLRGIGTVVTGTLVRGRLAEGDHVALSSLPGSWRARSLNNHHARVGEIGAGHRVGINLAGVEAGAVRRGDTLTAPGHPFAGRFLNVRLRWVEGAPREWKHGARLLFYAGCSETECRLWGVERDGEGGWGQVELPREACFFPGQHFILRGTTPLATVGGGTVLDLSPDRPRRVTPAERTAYELRERGEPWLGAYLAATGAPALDVSTLARRWMVPEGELRGQAESGPELRTAGSLVWRAEAGAELLERLRGFVARQPRGEQSVPFVRLGRELGARSPHLGPLLGSLLELDDPAAAFLRAHARLEKGGLVLHPGSVFFTPEEQRIADRLLERLRTEGLRPSRIRAYGELHPGRPEVVERVVSRLRQAGRVVPVSADLVLHPDAAEELREAPARHGLDGVRAAEFGRALGLSRKYGIPYLEYLNEVGILRREGDLHYRA
- a CDS encoding HEAT repeat domain-containing protein; the protein is MSVPPVLIGWIVTYALHSTILLGFVLLVSRRVDSDAWRETLWKTALLGGLLTATFQTAAGYTPLVGRWAIENDAAASPATPSVAGPADRPEERGPERRGDASGGGPVSRAGGAAADERTGAAPPAISTPAAQGPRAAAPERGIPWVPLLGGVWMAVAGLLLGRLVLQHVWLFRALADRKPITEGPLPGMLSALRRHAGFWAPVRLTVSAACPTPIALGRSEVCVPERFLTELEAEQQRTALAHELAHLQRSDPVWQLSAGIIESVFFFQPLNRVARQHLRDAAENLCDDRAVRLTGSALGLARCLTNIASWVSPTTIPEATLAMAEGGSPLLRRVERLAEWREPPMYAAQFRSLASAGLLALVALVAPAVSQSAQPADPPASASRAAAARPGSPSGARDSVIVHPDPSAPLAARWQWALDQELPGGFWIAWGGEGGVRTRDGGTSRVVVLNGSHMVIDGDGAISSNSPGPGSHTPDAPSLREILPGAVPPVAFVFGFAGEGNHSEDVDWIRLRSAGAPLDLGGRPLVWLGPASTPESLAQLRRLHAALRDPALRKEVAAAFSLHEGQREVVRAVRETVGSEESATVRAEAVQWLPRGQSGGAEMIELLTQVALTDPSPRVRDEAVSALGQIGSPEARAVLMRLARTAPHADVRREAIDHLGDSELLRQLVRDAPEDVRGEAVEALASEGSEQIVPALVTVAFEDPADAVRREAVDALALLPFDSARRALLRIVNTHPDPKIRAEAVQALARRD